The following are from one region of the Stigmatella ashevillena genome:
- a CDS encoding STAUR_1299 family protein, which translates to MSDTDTFLGLAFSKAPSTEANIAISRMRQDPEGEFAEATSYEFMLPDGNVRPYLLERILPRLVEYLEAKGAKLPGCGRVFLSVFAGDTLYFIHARDAVRQLSEWSGLSIDELRRRYRS; encoded by the coding sequence ATGAGCGACACCGACACCTTCCTGGGCCTCGCCTTCTCCAAGGCCCCTTCCACCGAGGCCAACATCGCCATCTCCCGCATGCGGCAGGACCCGGAGGGGGAATTCGCCGAGGCCACCAGCTACGAGTTCATGCTCCCGGACGGGAACGTCCGCCCCTACCTGCTCGAGCGCATCCTGCCGCGACTGGTGGAGTACCTGGAGGCCAAGGGCGCGAAGCTGCCGGGGTGTGGCCGGGTGTTCCTCTCCGTGTTCGCCGGAGACACGCTGTACTTCATTCACGCCCGGGACGCCGTGCGGCAGCTCTCCGAGTGGAGTGGCCTCTCCATCGATGAGCTGCGGCGCCGCTACCGTTCCTGA